From the genome of Pseudomonas sp. AB6, one region includes:
- the modB gene encoding molybdate ABC transporter permease subunit, translating into MPLDGEDLEAIWLTLKLASLTTIILLLIGTPIALWLAHTRSWLKGPVGAVVALPLVLPPTVIGFYLLLIMGPNGFVGHFTQSIGLGTLTFSFTGLVIGSVLYSMPFVVQPLQNAFTAIGIRPLEVAATLRANPWDTFFSVVLPLAKPGFITGAILGFAHTVGEFGVVLMIGGNIPGKTRVVSVQLYDHVESMEYLQAHWLAGAMVVFSFLVLLVLYSSGKTKAGWS; encoded by the coding sequence ATGCCACTAGATGGCGAAGACCTGGAAGCGATTTGGCTGACGCTGAAACTGGCGTCATTGACCACCATCATTCTGCTGCTGATCGGTACGCCCATCGCGTTATGGCTGGCACACACTCGGTCGTGGCTTAAAGGCCCGGTGGGTGCGGTGGTTGCGCTGCCTCTGGTGCTGCCGCCCACTGTGATCGGCTTTTACCTGCTGCTAATCATGGGGCCAAACGGTTTTGTCGGTCACTTTACCCAAAGCATTGGGCTAGGGACGCTGACGTTTAGCTTCACTGGCTTGGTCATCGGCTCGGTTCTCTATTCAATGCCCTTCGTCGTGCAACCCTTGCAGAATGCCTTTACTGCAATTGGTATCCGCCCACTGGAGGTTGCTGCCACACTGAGGGCAAATCCGTGGGACACGTTTTTCAGCGTCGTCCTACCGCTGGCCAAGCCTGGTTTCATTACCGGTGCAATCCTTGGTTTTGCCCACACCGTTGGCGAATTTGGCGTGGTACTAATGATTGGCGGCAATATACCCGGCAAGACCCGCGTGGTATCGGTGCAACTCTATGACCACGTTGAGTCCATGGAATACTTGCAAGCGCATTGGCTGGCCGGGGCCATGGTGGTGTTTTCTTTTCTGGTGCTGTTGGTGCTGTATTCCAGCGGAAAAACCAAAGCGGGCTGGAGTTAA
- the modC gene encoding molybdenum ABC transporter ATP-binding protein, which translates to MTVPLAQIQVQLQLAYPSFAMDVDLRLPGRGVTALYGDSGSGKTTCLRCIAGLEKAQQGLIQVNGEVWQDSDNDIFLAPHKRALGYVFQEASLFPHLSVRGNLEFGLQRIARHQRKVQLTQATALLGIDHLLDRRPDKLSGGERQRVGIARALLTSPRLLLLDEPLAALDAKRKSEILPYLERLHEELDIPMLYVSHSQDEVARLADHIVLLSDGKALASGPISETLARLDLPMATSEGGGVVIEGIVSAYDLKYQLLTLRLPGSDLTVRVTHAAMDMGKRLRFTVQARDVSLTLQPDDQSSILNRLPVTVAGEVPADNTAHVLIRLDAAGVPLLARITRYSRDRLQLYPGRQLWAQIKSVAVLA; encoded by the coding sequence ATGACGGTGCCGCTCGCTCAGATTCAAGTTCAGCTGCAACTGGCCTACCCAAGTTTTGCCATGGACGTCGACCTCAGGCTTCCCGGACGCGGAGTAACAGCCCTCTACGGCGACTCCGGCTCGGGCAAAACTACTTGCCTGAGGTGTATTGCCGGGCTGGAAAAAGCTCAGCAAGGGCTCATCCAGGTCAACGGCGAAGTCTGGCAAGACAGCGACAACGACATTTTCCTTGCCCCGCATAAACGTGCGTTGGGCTACGTTTTTCAGGAAGCCAGCCTTTTCCCGCATCTTTCGGTACGCGGCAACCTGGAGTTCGGGTTGCAGCGCATTGCACGTCATCAGCGCAAAGTCCAGCTAACGCAAGCCACTGCGTTGCTCGGTATCGATCACCTGCTTGATCGACGCCCAGACAAATTGTCCGGCGGCGAGCGTCAACGCGTCGGGATAGCACGCGCCTTGTTGACCAGCCCGCGCTTGCTGTTACTGGACGAACCGTTGGCGGCACTAGACGCCAAACGCAAAAGCGAGATCCTGCCATATCTCGAACGCCTGCACGAGGAGCTGGATATTCCGATGCTGTACGTCAGTCATTCCCAAGATGAAGTCGCACGGCTGGCTGACCACATTGTGCTGTTGAGTGATGGCAAAGCATTGGCCAGCGGTCCTATCAGTGAGACCCTGGCTCGGCTCGACTTGCCGATGGCAACCAGTGAGGGCGGCGGAGTGGTGATTGAGGGCATCGTCAGCGCATACGACCTCAAGTACCAGTTACTGACACTGCGACTGCCAGGCAGCGATTTAACCGTACGCGTAACCCATGCGGCCATGGACATGGGCAAACGCTTACGTTTTACCGTACAGGCCAGGGATGTAAGTCTGACTCTGCAGCCCGACGATCAGAGCAGCATCCTAAACCGCTTGCCAGTGACCGTGGCCGGTGAAGTCCCCGCCGACAACACGGCCCACGTGTTGATCCGTCTCGATGCTGCGGGAGTACCGCTGCTAGCACGTATCACTCGATACTCCCGCGACCGGCTGCAACTCTATCCCGGCCGACAATTGTGGGCACAAATCAAGTCAGTGGCCGTGCTGGCATAA
- the modA gene encoding molybdate ABC transporter substrate-binding protein, producing the protein MLVSLGMSTAFADDVQVAVAANFAAPIQAIAKEFEIDTGHKLIAAYGATGQFYTQIKNGAPFDVFLSADDTTPAKLEKEGETVPDSRFTYAVGKLALWSAKEGYVDDKGAVLKANHYQHLSIADPKAAPYGLAATQVLAHLGLTDVTKDKIVTGQNITQAYQFVSTGNAELGFVALSQIYKDGKIISGSAWLVPANLHTSIKQDAVILSKGKGNPAAKALMEYLRGPKVAAIIKSYGYEL; encoded by the coding sequence ATGTTGGTTTCGCTTGGAATGAGCACCGCATTCGCCGATGACGTACAAGTGGCCGTCGCCGCCAACTTCGCCGCGCCGATCCAAGCCATTGCTAAAGAGTTTGAGATAGACACCGGGCATAAACTGATTGCAGCGTATGGCGCCACCGGGCAGTTCTATACGCAGATCAAAAACGGTGCACCGTTTGATGTGTTCCTGTCCGCCGATGACACCACCCCTGCCAAGCTGGAAAAAGAAGGTGAAACTGTTCCAGATTCGCGCTTCACTTACGCCGTTGGTAAATTGGCGTTGTGGTCGGCCAAAGAAGGTTACGTAGATGATAAAGGCGCCGTACTAAAGGCTAACCACTATCAGCACCTGTCTATCGCCGACCCAAAAGCGGCGCCATACGGCTTGGCGGCAACTCAAGTCTTGGCCCACCTTGGTCTGACCGACGTGACAAAAGATAAAATTGTCACCGGCCAAAACATCACCCAAGCCTATCAATTCGTCTCCACCGGTAACGCTGAACTAGGCTTCGTTGCGCTGTCGCAAATTTATAAGGATGGCAAAATCATCAGTGGCTCGGCATGGCTAGTTCCAGCCAATCTGCATACATCGATCAAACAGGACGCGGTCATCTTGTCCAAGGGCAAGGGAAACCCCGCGGCTAAAGCGCTAATGGAGTATTTGAGAGGGCCAAAGGTCGCTGCGATCATCAAATCCTACGGCTATGAGCTCTAA
- a CDS encoding nitronate monooxygenase: MSTWSDRRILDLFGIELPILQAPMAGSSGSAMAIGVATAGGLGSLPCAALSLEQIRKEVAQIRSQSRGPLNLNFFCHQPPAADPAREARWKESLKDYYIELGADFEAPTPVSARAPFDDATCTLVEELKPEVVSFHFGLPAPALLHRVKATGAKVISSATTVDEAIWLEHHGCDAIIAMGYEAGGHRGLFLSDELSSQIGTLALVPQVVDAVRVPVIAAGGIGDARGIVAAFALGASAVQLGTAYLFCPEAKVSAPHYQALRNARGSDTALTNLFTGRPARGIVNRVMREQGPISAITPAFPLAGGALIPLRALSEPNGSGDFLNLWAGQAVGLKHEMSAEALTRQLGVQALEKCLSH; the protein is encoded by the coding sequence GTGAGTACATGGTCCGACCGCCGCATACTCGATCTTTTCGGTATTGAACTGCCGATTTTACAAGCACCCATGGCCGGTTCCAGCGGTTCAGCCATGGCAATTGGGGTTGCGACTGCGGGCGGTCTCGGGTCTTTGCCCTGCGCCGCGCTGAGTCTGGAGCAGATTCGTAAAGAGGTAGCCCAGATTCGCAGCCAGAGTCGCGGCCCGTTGAATTTAAATTTTTTCTGCCACCAACCGCCTGCTGCGGACCCGGCGCGCGAGGCGCGTTGGAAAGAATCGCTCAAAGACTATTACATCGAACTGGGTGCTGATTTCGAGGCGCCGACCCCGGTGTCTGCTCGCGCACCGTTCGATGACGCAACATGCACCTTGGTGGAAGAGTTAAAGCCTGAGGTGGTCAGCTTTCATTTTGGCCTGCCTGCCCCCGCGCTGTTACATAGGGTAAAAGCCACAGGTGCAAAGGTCATTTCGTCGGCCACCACGGTTGACGAAGCGATCTGGCTGGAGCATCACGGTTGTGACGCGATTATTGCCATGGGTTACGAAGCCGGTGGCCATCGCGGCCTGTTTCTAAGTGATGAACTTTCCTCCCAAATCGGCACGTTAGCGTTAGTGCCACAAGTGGTAGATGCCGTTCGTGTTCCAGTAATTGCCGCAGGCGGAATTGGCGATGCCCGGGGCATCGTTGCTGCGTTCGCGCTGGGCGCTTCGGCGGTACAACTGGGCACGGCTTATTTGTTTTGTCCTGAAGCCAAGGTCAGCGCACCCCATTACCAAGCACTGCGTAACGCCAGAGGCAGTGACACCGCGCTGACCAACCTCTTCACCGGCAGGCCCGCACGCGGCATCGTTAACCGGGTAATGCGCGAGCAAGGCCCGATCAGCGCCATCACGCCGGCGTTTCCTCTGGCCGGTGGCGCGCTGATTCCGTTACGCGCGTTGTCCGAGCCCAACGGCAGCGGTGACTTCCTTAACTTGTGGGCTGGTCAGGCGGTAGGCCTGAAGCACGAAATGTCCGCTGAAGCGCTGACACGGCAACTGGGTGTCCAAGCGCTGGAAAAATGCCTTAGCCATTGA
- a CDS encoding glycoside hydrolase family 19 protein: MPITQQQLLHILPNAGPVAGVFVSALNTAMGKYQIITPLRIAAFLAQAGHESGQLLHLVENLNYGAPGLVATWPTRFTPSLAAQVERQPEQIANIVYASRMGNGPTASGDGWRFKGRGLFQVTGWTNYQSCGSALALDLLTHPELLEQPIYAALSAAWYWASNGLNTLADAEQFTQITQKINGGQVGAADRVALYNTAMGVLA, translated from the coding sequence ATGCCGATTACACAGCAGCAGTTGCTGCATATCCTCCCGAACGCCGGCCCAGTTGCCGGCGTTTTTGTATCTGCATTAAACACGGCGATGGGTAAGTACCAGATCATCACGCCGTTACGGATCGCGGCGTTTCTCGCGCAGGCCGGGCATGAGTCGGGACAGCTTCTCCATCTAGTGGAAAACCTGAACTACGGGGCGCCGGGGTTGGTTGCGACGTGGCCAACGCGGTTCACCCCTTCGCTTGCTGCTCAAGTCGAGCGTCAGCCGGAGCAGATCGCGAACATCGTGTATGCGTCGCGCATGGGTAATGGCCCGACCGCAAGCGGTGATGGTTGGCGATTTAAGGGTCGAGGGCTGTTCCAGGTAACCGGCTGGACGAATTACCAATCGTGCGGCTCGGCGCTGGCGCTGGACCTGCTTACTCACCCCGAGTTGCTTGAACAGCCAATCTATGCGGCGCTATCGGCGGCGTGGTACTGGGCGAGCAATGGCCTGAACACGCTGGCAGATGCCGAACAGTTCACGCAGATTACGCAAAAAATCAACGGCGGCCAGGTCGGTGCCGCTGACCGGGTTGCTCTCTATAACACTGCGATGGGGGTTCTTGCATGA
- a CDS encoding excinuclease ABC subunit A, with product MTSQRDPTDDQTFSAMALDSASLNNSGFVRVRGAREHNLKNVDVDIPRNALVVFTGVSGSGKSSLAFSTLYAEAQRRYFESVAPYARRLIDQVGVPDVDSIEGLPPAVALQQQRGTPSTRSSVGSVTTLSSLVRMLYSRAGSYPNGQPMLYAEDFSPNTPQGACPECHGLGRVYEVTEQTMVPDDTLTIRQRAVAAWPTAWQGQNLRDILVTLGYDVDVPWRDLPKKQRDWILFTEQTPTVPVYAGLSPSATQQALKRKLEPSYQGTFTGARRHVLHTFSHSQSALMKKRVARFMIGSQCLLCSGKRLTREALSVTFAGYDIGELSQMPLLRLADILRPVAANTFAQDHFDNNILSKAQTQAARKQRVGSGGSAHEAAPDVRHTPNLSVEKRLAAQRIAQDLLIRVGTLTDLGLGYLALERSTPTLSSGELQRLRLATQLSSQLFGVIYVLDEPSAGLHPADGEALFGALQRLKAAGNSLFVVEHDIETMRRADWLVDVGPAAGEHGGQVLYSGPPAGLAHVQASQTRPHVFAKHAPLHQLRRQAKGWLRLEGITRNNLSHLSAAFPLGCFTAVTGISGSGKSSLVSLALLELMGTHLGRTIADVEQEEPSLEDDTAQICSGQVTAGAQNIRRLVQVDQKPIGRTPRSNLATYTGLFDSVRKLYAATPEAKDKHYDAGQFSFNVAKGRCPACEGEGLVSVELLFMASVYAPCPTCHGARYNQDTLQITWQGLNIAQVLQLTVEEAVTVFAKHQSVLRSLTALRDIGLGYLRLGQPATELSGGEAQRIKLATELQRVPRGATLYVLDEPTTGLHPCDVDRLLSQLNSLVDLGHTVIVVEHEMRVVAQSDWVIDIGPGAGDQGGKLVACGTPETVADVKASRTAPFLAKVLSGQ from the coding sequence ATGACTTCTCAGCGTGACCCCACTGACGATCAAACCTTCTCAGCCATGGCTTTAGACAGTGCGTCACTCAATAACTCAGGCTTCGTCCGGGTACGTGGTGCGCGGGAACATAACCTAAAGAACGTGGATGTGGATATCCCGCGCAATGCGCTGGTGGTATTTACCGGGGTCTCGGGCTCAGGCAAATCATCCCTGGCGTTTTCCACTTTATATGCCGAGGCCCAGCGGCGTTATTTCGAGTCGGTGGCACCTTATGCGCGACGCTTGATTGATCAAGTTGGCGTACCCGATGTGGATTCTATCGAAGGCTTGCCCCCTGCTGTCGCACTTCAACAACAACGGGGTACGCCCAGCACACGCTCGTCGGTGGGCAGCGTGACTACCCTGTCGAGTTTGGTACGGATGCTTTATTCCCGAGCTGGCAGTTATCCGAATGGGCAGCCGATGCTCTACGCCGAAGACTTTTCGCCGAACACGCCCCAAGGCGCCTGTCCCGAATGCCATGGTTTGGGCCGGGTGTATGAGGTCACTGAGCAGACCATGGTGCCGGACGATACGCTGACCATTCGCCAGCGCGCGGTAGCGGCCTGGCCGACTGCATGGCAAGGGCAAAACTTGCGCGACATCTTGGTCACGCTTGGTTATGACGTTGATGTCCCTTGGCGCGACTTGCCGAAAAAGCAGCGCGACTGGATTTTATTTACCGAGCAGACCCCCACCGTTCCGGTGTATGCCGGGCTCTCGCCATCAGCGACCCAACAGGCCTTGAAACGCAAACTCGAACCGAGTTATCAAGGGACGTTCACCGGTGCTCGGCGCCACGTGCTACACACGTTTAGCCACTCACAAAGTGCGCTGATGAAAAAACGGGTGGCGCGTTTCATGATCGGCAGCCAATGCCTGCTGTGTTCCGGCAAGCGCCTGACCCGCGAAGCGTTGTCGGTCACGTTTGCAGGCTATGACATAGGCGAACTGTCGCAGATGCCCTTGCTGCGCTTGGCCGATATCTTACGCCCGGTGGCGGCTAACACCTTCGCTCAAGATCATTTTGACAACAATATATTGAGCAAAGCTCAGACCCAGGCTGCACGCAAACAACGTGTGGGCAGCGGCGGTTCGGCGCACGAGGCCGCGCCAGATGTTCGGCACACACCCAATCTTTCCGTGGAAAAGCGCTTGGCAGCACAGCGTATCGCCCAAGACTTACTCATAAGGGTTGGCACCCTGACCGACCTGGGCCTTGGCTATCTGGCGCTGGAGCGTAGTACCCCAACCCTTTCGTCCGGCGAGCTTCAACGTTTACGCTTGGCGACACAGCTAAGCTCTCAGCTGTTTGGGGTCATCTACGTGCTGGATGAACCCTCAGCCGGTTTGCACCCGGCTGACGGTGAAGCTTTATTCGGCGCGTTACAGCGGCTAAAAGCAGCCGGCAACTCGTTGTTTGTGGTCGAACATGACATCGAGACCATGCGCCGCGCCGACTGGCTGGTGGACGTCGGCCCCGCAGCAGGAGAACACGGAGGCCAAGTACTCTACAGTGGACCGCCCGCCGGGCTGGCCCATGTCCAAGCATCGCAGACGCGTCCACACGTGTTTGCAAAACATGCGCCCCTGCATCAGCTCCGCCGCCAAGCCAAAGGCTGGCTTCGACTTGAGGGCATAACTCGAAATAACTTGAGCCATCTCTCGGCAGCGTTTCCCTTGGGTTGCTTCACCGCCGTCACCGGGATTTCCGGTTCTGGCAAATCGAGTTTGGTCAGTCTCGCATTGCTTGAATTGATGGGCACTCATCTGGGCCGCACCATAGCCGATGTAGAACAGGAGGAACCCAGCCTGGAAGACGACACTGCGCAAATCTGCAGCGGCCAGGTGACGGCCGGGGCGCAAAACATCCGGCGACTGGTTCAGGTCGATCAAAAACCAATCGGCCGCACCCCACGCTCGAACCTGGCGACCTATACCGGGCTGTTTGATAGTGTCCGCAAGCTGTACGCGGCAACACCCGAAGCAAAAGACAAACACTACGACGCGGGACAGTTTTCTTTTAACGTCGCCAAAGGGCGCTGCCCAGCGTGCGAGGGGGAAGGGCTTGTCAGTGTGGAATTGTTGTTTATGGCAAGCGTCTATGCGCCCTGCCCGACCTGTCATGGCGCCCGCTACAACCAGGACACCCTGCAAATTACATGGCAGGGATTGAATATCGCGCAAGTGCTGCAGTTAACCGTGGAGGAAGCGGTGACGGTTTTTGCCAAACACCAGAGCGTACTGCGTTCGCTGACGGCACTGCGTGACATTGGCCTGGGCTATTTGAGGCTCGGCCAACCGGCCACAGAACTTTCCGGCGGCGAAGCGCAACGGATTAAACTGGCGACCGAACTGCAACGAGTTCCACGTGGGGCCACGCTTTATGTTCTCGATGAACCGACCACTGGCCTGCACCCGTGCGACGTTGACCGCTTGCTCAGCCAACTCAACAGTCTGGTTGATTTGGGCCATACGGTCATTGTTGTCGAGCATGAGATGCGGGTCGTTGCGCAAAGCGACTGGGTCATCGACATCGGCCCCGGAGCGGGCGATCAAGGTGGCAAATTGGTTGCCTGTGGTACACCAGAAACAGTTGCAGACGTCAAAGCCAGCCGCACCGCACCGTTTTTAGCCAAGGTATTGTCGGGGCAGTAA
- a CDS encoding potassium channel family protein has protein sequence MIAVTLVNLVVIITAVMIHYECLLRMNLLLSTLTGRHRFRIVLGVLGAMMAHALEVWCFALTYYLIIQFGDWGGLQGQFDGSLLDCAYFSFTTFTTIGFGDIHPVGHMKFLTGLEALTGLMLITWTASFLFLEMQKYWKPER, from the coding sequence ATGATTGCGGTAACCCTGGTCAATTTGGTTGTAATCATCACGGCTGTGATGATCCATTATGAATGCCTGTTGCGGATGAACTTACTGTTATCGACGCTCACCGGACGCCATCGTTTTCGAATCGTATTGGGTGTTCTCGGCGCTATGATGGCCCATGCCCTGGAAGTTTGGTGCTTTGCACTAACTTATTATCTGATCATTCAATTTGGCGATTGGGGTGGTCTGCAGGGTCAATTCGACGGCAGCCTACTCGATTGTGCATACTTTTCTTTCACCACGTTCACCACCATTGGCTTCGGCGACATTCATCCCGTGGGTCATATGAAATTTCTCACCGGGCTGGAAGCTTTGACGGGGCTCATGTTGATTACTTGGACAGCGTCATTTTTGTTTCTGGAGATGCAAAAATATTGGAAGCCGGAGCGCTGA
- a CDS encoding DNA topoisomerase IB, with translation MPASTDITQLPCDLHYVDDTQVGFSRKILRGKFTYFDTGGERIRNESEIKRINALVIPPAYTDVWICADPQGHLQATGRDARGRKQYRYHPRWREIRDENKYSRMIEFGMALPKVRKQLEAQLNAPGMGRDKVMATVISLLDATLIRIGNSQYARDNRSYGLTTLRNKHVEIKGSAILFQFRGKSGVEHQISIRDRRLARIIKRCMELPGQNLFQYLDDDGERHSVSSSDINTYLQSLTGADFTAKDYRTWAGSALALTTLRKLKWESEANAKKHIVDMVKEVARQLGNTPAVCRRCYIHPAVLEGFLLGDLAKLPRSRQRKGLRQEEVALATFLQALATKAAAVAKDAD, from the coding sequence ATGCCTGCCTCGACCGACATCACCCAACTGCCTTGTGACTTGCACTATGTCGACGATACTCAAGTCGGGTTCAGTCGAAAAATTTTGCGCGGAAAATTTACATACTTCGACACCGGCGGTGAGCGCATCCGGAATGAATCAGAAATCAAACGGATCAATGCGCTGGTGATCCCTCCGGCCTACACCGATGTATGGATTTGCGCCGATCCCCAAGGACACTTGCAAGCAACCGGACGTGACGCACGGGGCCGGAAACAGTACCGCTATCATCCGCGCTGGCGAGAGATCCGCGACGAGAACAAATACTCTAGGATGATCGAGTTCGGAATGGCTCTGCCCAAGGTCCGCAAGCAGCTGGAAGCGCAACTCAATGCCCCAGGTATGGGCCGAGACAAGGTAATGGCGACTGTTATTTCATTACTTGACGCTACGCTGATTCGCATTGGCAATAGCCAGTACGCTCGAGACAATCGGTCTTACGGTTTAACGACGCTGCGTAATAAGCATGTGGAAATCAAAGGCAGTGCAATTCTTTTTCAATTTCGCGGCAAAAGTGGTGTCGAGCACCAAATCAGCATCAGGGATCGGCGTTTGGCGCGCATCATTAAACGCTGTATGGAATTGCCAGGGCAGAATTTGTTTCAGTACCTTGATGACGACGGCGAACGCCATTCGGTGAGCTCATCGGACATTAATACTTATCTGCAAAGCCTCACAGGTGCCGATTTTACCGCTAAGGATTACCGAACCTGGGCCGGTAGCGCCTTGGCACTGACCACGTTGCGTAAGCTGAAATGGGAGTCAGAAGCGAATGCGAAAAAACACATAGTCGACATGGTCAAGGAAGTTGCACGGCAGTTGGGCAACACCCCGGCGGTTTGTCGGCGTTGCTACATCCATCCCGCAGTACTTGAAGGTTTCCTGCTAGGTGATCTGGCGAAACTGCCTCGCTCTCGACAACGCAAAGGTCTGCGACAGGAAGAAGTCGCACTGGCAACTTTCCTCCAGGCGCTAGCCACGAAGGCGGCCGCAGTGGCTAAAGATGCTGATTAA
- a CDS encoding helix-turn-helix domain-containing protein: MPARILRKIVKKMNQQVHWVTVTEAAETRSKTGLSQPRFAELLGVSVRTLQEWEQGRRSPSGAARSLLHIASLRPDVFRYVP; this comes from the coding sequence ATCCCAGCGCGTATCCTGCGCAAAATCGTGAAAAAAATGAATCAACAGGTTCACTGGGTGACGGTTACCGAGGCTGCTGAAACTCGTAGCAAGACAGGGCTTTCACAGCCTAGGTTTGCTGAGCTTTTGGGCGTCTCTGTGCGGACACTTCAGGAATGGGAACAAGGCCGTCGCTCCCCTTCTGGTGCTGCCAGGTCTTTGCTGCACATCGCATCCTTGCGTCCTGATGTGTTCCGCTATGTGCCATGA
- a CDS encoding DUF2514 domain-containing protein, whose protein sequence is MTSIYAKIGGYVLAIILVFGALYGAYRHGETLANSEWQAKWDAEVATQALAKAKAEEDARAIELSRINNNQQVQAHAIQSNVAEKTDHAANVSVVGSVQLATTKLAADPSSCTGHPAAAARSPTTNHAAMVLSDLLTRADKRAAELASFADRSRIAGLACEASYEGLTVNQGSPQKAQN, encoded by the coding sequence ATGACATCAATCTACGCAAAGATTGGCGGCTACGTGCTGGCCATCATTTTGGTGTTTGGTGCGCTGTATGGCGCCTATCGCCACGGCGAAACCCTCGCAAACTCTGAATGGCAGGCTAAGTGGGATGCCGAGGTCGCCACGCAGGCGCTGGCCAAGGCGAAAGCCGAAGAAGACGCTCGCGCTATCGAGCTCAGTCGAATCAACAATAACCAGCAGGTGCAAGCTCATGCGATTCAATCAAACGTTGCTGAAAAAACTGATCATGCTGCCAATGTTAGCGTTGTTGGCAGCGTGCAGCTCGCAACCACAAAACTGGCAGCCGACCCAAGTAGCTGCACCGGCCATCCCGCCGCTGCCGCTAGAAGCCCGACAACCAATCATGCCGCAATGGTGCTCTCCGACCTGCTCACGCGCGCTGACAAGCGAGCAGCAGAGTTGGCTTCCTTTGCTGACCGTTCCCGAATAGCGGGTCTGGCTTGCGAGGCGTCTTATGAAGGGCTGACGGTGAATCAGGGCTCACCTCAAAAAGCACAAAATTGA
- a CDS encoding helix-turn-helix transcriptional regulator, translated as MNEIGARLRQERKRLGYSQREMGFLGGVAANAQGKYESGERVPKADYLAALASEGLDVLYVLTDQRSAVSTVDNLLKQVARVDEPDAVFKEVKHAVRHLLLRIEELSSTYVQPEAPVRALHDRAVERVSE; from the coding sequence ATGAACGAGATAGGTGCAAGACTCAGGCAGGAGCGCAAGCGGCTGGGGTATTCACAACGAGAAATGGGTTTTCTTGGTGGTGTTGCGGCTAACGCGCAGGGCAAATATGAAAGCGGTGAGCGGGTTCCGAAGGCGGATTACCTGGCAGCGCTGGCGAGCGAAGGATTGGATGTTCTTTATGTATTAACCGATCAGCGAAGTGCCGTGAGTACTGTTGATAACCTGCTGAAACAGGTGGCCCGAGTTGATGAGCCCGATGCAGTATTTAAAGAAGTTAAACATGCGGTGCGTCATCTACTGCTGCGGATCGAAGAACTCTCTAGTACCTACGTTCAGCCTGAAGCACCTGTCCGTGCGTTGCATGATCGTGCGGTTGAGAGGGTGAGTGAGTAG
- a CDS encoding helix-turn-helix transcriptional regulator yields the protein MNSEKRGIGLRLRNERVRLGFSQKVFGKLGGVATNAQSNYENETRYPKSEYFVAVAGTGVDILFVLTGKVTPPCSYDLSQEEESVLIGFRLLQRQDQDALSHLTTTIAGFLTSSPKSQPSVRE from the coding sequence ATGAATAGCGAGAAAAGGGGGATTGGCCTGCGGCTTAGAAATGAGCGTGTGCGTTTAGGGTTTTCACAAAAAGTATTCGGGAAGCTCGGAGGCGTCGCGACTAACGCACAAAGTAACTACGAAAACGAGACTCGCTATCCAAAATCCGAGTATTTCGTAGCGGTTGCCGGGACGGGTGTCGACATACTGTTCGTTCTAACGGGCAAAGTCACCCCGCCCTGCTCCTATGATCTGAGCCAGGAAGAAGAGTCAGTACTCATTGGTTTTAGATTGCTTCAGCGCCAAGATCAAGACGCTCTCAGTCATTTAACAACCACCATCGCGGGATTTTTGACATCATCTCCTAAATCACAACCGAGTGTGAGGGAGTGA